The following DNA comes from Microbacterium wangchenii.
GCTTGTCCGGCTGGCGCGGATCGAACCCGGCGCGGTTCTTCCGCACGCCCATCGGCGAGCCGCCGTAGATCCCCTCGCCGTCCTGGCGGTTGATCAGCTGCGAGCTGATGGTGACGGGGGCGTCGTCGTTGATGACGGTGACCGTGAGCCGCATGACGGCGAGGTGCTTCTCCTCGAACGACACCATCCGTTCGTCCTCGATCTCCACCTGCTTGCCCGACGGCGTGACCCACAGCAGGCGCCGGCGCAGCACGCCCTCGCGCATGTCGAGAACGCGTTCGTACTCGCGGACGTCGGCCACGTCGAAGGAGAGCGGCTCATCGTCGACGTAGACGCGCATGACCTTCGCATCCGGCGCGTTGATGATGGTCTGCCCCACCTCGGCGAACCCGTACGCCCGCTCGGCGTGACGGATCGGGAAGATCTCGTGGAAGCCGTTGATGAAGGTGCCCTGCTCCTGTGCGAAGCGCCCCTCGGGGTAGTTCCCACGCAGACCGAGGTAGCCGTTGCCGACGGAGAAGAGCGTCTCGGTCACCCCGGCGTCGTCGAGCGAGCCCTCTGTTTCGATGAGCCGCCACTCGTCGACGGGGAATCGACCGCGATCGATCATGTGCTGCCTTCCTGGCGAAGTTCGGGATGCTTCGGATGGTCAGTCTACGAAGGCCGCGAGGTCATCGACGACGACGCTGGCGCCGGCTCGCGTGAGATTCTCGCCGCCGACGCCACGATCGACCCCGATCACGACCGCGAAGCCGCCGGCCGCGGCCGACTGCACCCCGCTGAGGGCGTCTTCCACGGCGACCGAGCGCGCCGGGTCGACTCCCAGCATCCGCGCGGCCTCGAGGAACACGTCGGGGGCGGGCTTGGAACGGAGGTGATCGCGCTCGGCGACGACGCCGTCCATGACGACCGTGAACCGATCGCGGATACCTGCCGCCTCGAGCACCTCTTCGGCGTTCTTCGAACTGGACACCACGGCGATCGGCACGTGTGCGGCGAGCAGCCTGTCCACCAGGCGCACCGAGCCGGGATAGGGAGAGATCCCCTCCGAGCGCAGCACGGCGGCGAAGACCACGTTCTTGCGGTTGCCGATGCCGCAGACGGTGTCGGCGGTGGGCGGGTCTGCGGGGTCCCCCCACGGCACCTCGACGTCACGGCTGCGCAGGAGGCTGGCCACGCCGTCGTATCGCTTCTTGCCGTCGAGGTACTCGAAGTAATCGCGGTCGGTGTAGGGCGGGCGGATGTCCCACTGCGCGAACAGCTCCTCGAACATCGTCCGCCACGCGTGCATGTGCACCTCGGCGGTCGGAGTGAGCACGCCGTCCAGGTCGAACAGGACGGCGTCGTAGGCGGTGAGATCGGGCAGGCTGTCGGGGTTTCCGTCGGTCACCGCATCAGCGTAGTCAGCCGATACGGGCCCGAGGCGAGGGATTGCGCTGCGCATGGGACACCCGCACGGAACACTCAGCCGCCCGCGACCTGCAGCGTCTGCCGCGCGATCTCGAGCTCTTCGTTGGTGGGCACGACGAGCACCGTCACCGCCGAGGCGTCCGTGGAGATGACCCGCGTCCCCCGCTCGGGTGCGGTGTTGCGCGCCGGGTCGATCTCGATGCCGGCGAATCCGAACGTCGCGAGCGACTCGGAGCGCACCTCCGGGGTGTTCTCCCCCACGCCCGCGGTGAAGGAGATGACGTCGACCCCACCGAGCTGGGCGAGGTAGGCGCCCGCGTACGCACGCAGACGATGGATGTAGACGTCCCATGCACGCGTGATCCGCACGTCGCCCGCGTCCACGCCCGCGCGGATGTCGCGCATGTCGCTGACGCCGGCGAGACCCAGCAGTCCCGAGCGCTTGTTCAGCAGGTCGTCCAGATCGCTGATCGACATGTCCGCGCGCCGGGCCAGGTGCAGGAGAACGGCCGGATCCAGGTCGCCCGAGCGGGTCCCCATCACCAGGCCCTCCAGGGGCGTGAGCCCCATCGAGGTCTCCACCGACCGTCCGCCATCGATCGCGGTAGCCGACGCTCCGTTGCCGAGGTGGAAGACGATCTGCTTCAGCTCGCCGAGGGGCCGGCCGAG
Coding sequences within:
- a CDS encoding HAD family hydrolase; protein product: MTDGNPDSLPDLTAYDAVLFDLDGVLTPTAEVHMHAWRTMFEELFAQWDIRPPYTDRDYFEYLDGKKRYDGVASLLRSRDVEVPWGDPADPPTADTVCGIGNRKNVVFAAVLRSEGISPYPGSVRLVDRLLAAHVPIAVVSSSKNAEEVLEAAGIRDRFTVVMDGVVAERDHLRSKPAPDVFLEAARMLGVDPARSVAVEDALSGVQSAAAGGFAVVIGVDRGVGGENLTRAGASVVVDDLAAFVD